GAATATTTTTATGCAGATAAGGCGAGTCCTCATTCAGCTGGTATTGCTCCAAGGAATACTCTGACAAGGAATCCAGCATGGAGATGGTGTCGCCCTCGCCTTCAATGAAAGTTTTAAACTGAATCAGTTGGTCATCCGTGCCGATGACATGGACATGGTCAAAAGGCATCAGACATTCATTTCTGCCCGGAGCCGTGATACGCAAGCGACCGCGCTCAATCAAAGCAATCGTTACTCCATACTTTTCGCGAATAGAAAGTTTATGCAAAGGTGTTCCTACGAAGGGTCCTTCCGGCGGAATAATAAACTCTGTAATGTGCGCATCCCAAGGAGCGAGCGCACGATTGCTTTTCCGGGCGTGCTTTTTTTCAACGTCTTCGTGCAAGTTCGTAAGAAAGCGGTTTTCAAACCACTGATAGATACTGCGCAGTTTGTGCGACAGAACGTAGCCGACGACAACCACCATCCATAACGTAATACCGACAGCCCAGGCCAAGGGTACGAATTGCGCGACCATCGCCCCCAATAAACCAACGGCCAACATGATTCGTGAAACCAGGAAAACGTAGTTGTGACTTCCTTTTCCTTGCTCCATCATGAGCACTTCAAACTGTTTGGTTTTACCGAAAGCCAGAGCCCAAAGAAACGGCGCACTCATGAACAAGGTCGCACTGAGTGAAATAAATTTTGCAGAACCTTCTTCCATTTGCCTTTCCAGCAAGAACGGCAAAAACACGCGAGCCATAAACAGAAAAATCGCGACGATCACGACAGAGTTCAGAAGAACTTTCAAGATATAAGCACGCACCTGCTCGCGATACTCTTTATTCCCCGACATCGAAAATGAAATCACACTATAGCTGTCAAGAGCCGCAATAAAGCGCACCGGGAGAATACGTTCTAAAACACCATACACTTTTTCCGAGGAGCGCAACATATACGGAGTTGTAAACGCCGTGATTACGGAGACCGCAACAGCCAGCGGATAAAGTTTTTCACTGATGACTTTGAGATTTAAACCTAAAGTCGCGATGATGAAGGAAAACTCCCCGATCTGCGACAACGCCATTCCCGTTTGCACTGAAGACTTCAAGGTTTGTCCCGCGAGCACCGATCCCAAAGTCACGCTGAAAGTCTTTCCTACTAACACCACGGCCGACAGCAATAAAACCTCGCGCCAATAAAGAGCAATCACGTGTGGATCAATCAACATCCCAACAGAAATAAAGAAGACGGCCGAAAAAAGATTTTTAATCGGAGCCACCAGATGATGGATACGCTCTCCTTCAATCGTTTCCGCCAGAATGGAGCCTGTGATAAACGCACCCAGCGCCGATGAAAAGCCAACGCTGCTGGCAAAAACCACCATAAGAAGACAAAGTCCGACCGCCACAACTAAAACGGTTTCTTCGGTGAGAAGTTTCTGCGCGCGCTTAAGGAATGAAGGTAAAAGGAAAATACCAGCCACAAACCAGATCGCGAGGAAAAATGAAAGCTTCACAATCGCGCCCAGCATCTGGCCACCAGCAAAATCACGGGTCAATGCCACCGTTGTCAGCAATACCATCAGCAAAACGGCGACTAAGTCCTCAATGACAAGAATACCGAAAACCATGCCGACGAACTTCATGTTCTTAAAACCAAGCTCTTCAATGGTGCGAATGATAATCGAGGTTGATGAGATCGCGAGAATACCGCCCAGGAACAAACTGTCCATGGTGCTCCAGCCTAAAAGGCGTCCGGTCACGTAGCCAAAGACGATCATCAAAGAAACTTCAAACAAGGCCGTGAAACTCGCTGTCCCACCAACACGGAAAAGTTTTTTAAAACTAAACTCAAGCCCCAAAGCAAAAAGAAGGAAGATCACACCCACTTCAGCCCACAGGCTGATGCTTTCACCACTTACAATCGTAGGAAAGATCGTTGTTTTCGGTCCTACTAGAAAACCCGCCACCAAGTAACCAAGAACAATCGGCTGATTCAGGCGTTTAAAAATAAGAGTAACAAGCCCTGCCGTACCTAAAATCAGAGCCAAGTCAGAAATCATCGCGGGTAATGTGTGCATGCTTCAAGTATGACAAGACTTGATGAAGCCCACAACGCAAAAAAAGAAGGCTCCTGAAAGGAGCCTTCTTTTTTAGGATTTGGATTTTAAGAATCTAATTACTTCGCTTGAAGAGCTGCGTTAACTGCTGCTTCAGCGTTTACAAGACCTGCACCGTATTCGTTAGCAGTGTTTGGTCCCAAAGGTTGAGCTGTTTGCTTCAAGATTGTTTTAACTTGAGCGCCAGTCAAAGCTTTGTTTGCAGACTTCATCAAAGCGACCACACCAGATACGTGAGGAGTCGCCATTGAAGTACCGTCGAAAGCTGCGTAATCAGTCGCTACAGTTTGCAAAGTCGCTTTCACTTCTTTACCAGCCGCGATTTGTTTTACGATCTCTTGACCTACAGTTTGTTCGATCATGAATACTGCGATTGGAAGTACAGAACCGTCTTCAGTCAAAGCACCTTGGATCAAACCAGGAGCGTTGTTGTAGATAACCGCACCCAATGCACCCGCTTTAATAGCGTTTTCTACTTTTTCAGAGAACTTGATTTCGCCACGAGCGATCAAAGCGTATTTACCTTTAACGTCTACGTTTGCGAAGTCTTCAGCTTTACCAAGACCTGCTGGAACAAG
This region of Bdellovibrio sp. 22V genomic DNA includes:
- a CDS encoding cation:proton antiporter gives rise to the protein MHTLPAMISDLALILGTAGLVTLIFKRLNQPIVLGYLVAGFLVGPKTTIFPTIVSGESISLWAEVGVIFLLFALGLEFSFKKLFRVGGTASFTALFEVSLMIVFGYVTGRLLGWSTMDSLFLGGILAISSTSIIIRTIEELGFKNMKFVGMVFGILVIEDLVAVLLMVLLTTVALTRDFAGGQMLGAIVKLSFFLAIWFVAGIFLLPSFLKRAQKLLTEETVLVVAVGLCLLMVVFASSVGFSSALGAFITGSILAETIEGERIHHLVAPIKNLFSAVFFISVGMLIDPHVIALYWREVLLLSAVVLVGKTFSVTLGSVLAGQTLKSSVQTGMALSQIGEFSFIIATLGLNLKVISEKLYPLAVAVSVITAFTTPYMLRSSEKVYGVLERILPVRFIAALDSYSVISFSMSGNKEYREQVRAYILKVLLNSVVIVAIFLFMARVFLPFLLERQMEEGSAKFISLSATLFMSAPFLWALAFGKTKQFEVLMMEQGKGSHNYVFLVSRIMLAVGLLGAMVAQFVPLAWAVGITLWMVVVVGYVLSHKLRSIYQWFENRFLTNLHEDVEKKHARKSNRALAPWDAHITEFIIPPEGPFVGTPLHKLSIREKYGVTIALIERGRLRITAPGRNECLMPFDHVHVIGTDDQLIQFKTFIEGEGDTISMLDSLSEYSLEQYQLNEDSPYLHKNIRECGLREVTRGLVVGIEREGHRILNPDSSEVLQKGDVLWIVGDREKILHLDKVKSSSESI